A window from Molothrus aeneus isolate 106 chromosome 26, BPBGC_Maene_1.0, whole genome shotgun sequence encodes these proteins:
- the ENDOV gene encoding LOW QUALITY PROTEIN: endonuclease V (The sequence of the model RefSeq protein was modified relative to this genomic sequence to represent the inferred CDS: inserted 1 base in 1 codon): MAASPAQRRRWKREQARLRASVLEEDTEPWQKEPQFSGLHRVGGVDLSYSKEDESRACASLVVLSYPDLEVLYQDCRMVPVTAPYVAGFLAFREVPVLVEAVQRLQQEEPQLQPQVLLVDGNGLLHPREFGIACHLGVLTDLPCIGVAKNLLHVDGLVRDELHKEQVRSLQRSGEAFPLTGASGKVLGMVLRSHSNSSRPLYVSVGHRVSLGTAVALVRACCRFRVPEPIRQADIRSREYLRRQPCAPVEGLEAVPASPERWVCGXEGICSWHELQ, from the exons ATGGCCGCGTCCCCCGCCCAGCGGCGCCGCTGGAAACG GGAGCAGGCCCGGCTGAGGGCCAGCGTGCTGGAGGAGGACACTGAGCCCTGGCAGAAGGAGCCGCAGTTCTCGGGGCTGCACAGAGTGGGAGGCGTGGATTTATCCTACAGCAAAGAGGACGAGAGCCGAGCCTGCGCCTCCCTGGTCGTGCTCAGCTACCCGGATCTCGAG GTGCTGTACCAGGACTGCCGCATGGTGCCCGTCACTGCCCCGTACGTGGCCGGGTTCTTGGCCTTCCGAGAGGTCCCTGTCCTGGTGGAAGCTGTGCAGAGACTTCAGCAGgaggagccccagctccagcctcag GTGCTTCTGGTAGATGGGAATGgcctgctccatcccagag AATTTGGCATAGCCTGTCACCTCGGAGTCCTGACAGACCTGCCGTGCATTGGCGTGGCCAAGAACCTCCTGCACGTGGATGGCTTGGTCAGGGATGAGCTGCACAAGGAGCAG GTTCGTTCCCTGCAGAGGTCAGGAGaggcattcccactgacaggcGCCTCGGGGAAGGTCCTGGGCATG GTGCTGCGGAGCCACAGCAACAGCTCCAGACCCCTGTACGTGTCCGTGGGCCACCGGGTGAGCCTGGGCACGGCCGTGGCCCTGGTCAGGGCCTGCTGCCGCTTCCGCGTCCCGGAGCCCATCCGGCAG GCTGACATCAGGTCCAGGGAGTACCTTCGGAggcagccctgtgctccagtggaggggctggaggctgtccctgccagcccagagaGGTGGGTGTGTG CTGAGGGCATCTGCTCATGGCATGAGCTGCAGTAA